A single genomic interval of Leishmania panamensis strain MHOM/PA/94/PSC-1 chromosome 25 sequence harbors:
- a CDS encoding palmitoyl acyltransferase 10, putative (TriTrypDB/GeneDB-style sysID: LpmP.25.2380), with product MPLSASPRSDGNIKVFLNGRIFVGPDWRIMTASVVLIATCSLLFVFFTNEVMAARIIVGVTALISVMVLLLCGLSDPGVKQRQPPPPPGAPPHESHWCEREYVDQHGHAHQARLEVKWCYSCNVYRPYRGVHCRYCDRCVARRDHHCPWTGTCIGAKNYRSYFVLVWVLSVMLFTALCGGIQSLVQRVIRHSKVSSVNEDRPSAFTSALIDTYCLEPILIVLSFIFGLLAWSLAFYHTYLISRNLTSGDAAKDLEENVFTHGSVLANVRAALTGWREEEEMSCRSTRTEVVIEANACDDVDNAPSLLPMTNTESLHAALYNDCDV from the coding sequence ATGCCGCTTTCTGCATCGCCAAGGAGCGATGGGAACATTAAGGTCTTCTTGAATGGTCGCATCTTTGTCGGCCCCGACTGGCGCATCATGACGGCAAGCGTGGTCCTGATCGCGACCTGCTCGCTTCTGTTTGTCTTCTTCACGAACGAGGTCATGGCCGCTCGCATAATCGTTGGGGTGACAGCACTAATTTCAGTGATGGTTTTGCTTCTGTGCGGCTTGTCAGACCCGGGCGTcaaacagcggcagccgccccCACCACCTGGCGCGCCTCCACACGAGTCGCACTGGTGCGAGCGGGAGTACGTGGACCAACACGGTCATGCCCATCAGGCTCGGCTAGAGGTGAAATGGTGCTATAGTTGTAACGTCTACCGTCCCTATCGTGGAGTGCACTGCCGCTACTGTGATCGCTGTGTGGCTCGCCGCGATCACCACTGTCCGTGGACTGGCACTTGCATCGGCGCGAAGAACTACCGGTCTTACTTTGTGCTCGTCTGGGTGCTCTCCGTGATGTTGTTTACGGCCCTCTGCGGCGGTATTCAAAGTCTCGTGCAGCGCGTCATCCGGCATAGCAAGGTATCATCCGTCAACGAGGATCGCCCCAgcgccttcacctccgcccTCATCGACACGTACTGCCTGGAGCCCATCCTAATTGTGCTTTCATTCATCTTTGGTTTACTAGCGTGGTCTCTGGCGTTTTACCACACCTACCTCATTTCGCGAAACCTCACCTCTGGGGACGCCGCAAAGGACTTGGAGGAGAACGTCTTTACCCACGGCAGCGTGCTCGCGAATGTGCGGGCAGCGCTGACCGGCTGgcgtgaggaagaggagatgTCGTGCAGAAGCACCCGCACTGAGGTGGTGATCGAGGCGAATGCCTGCGATGACGTGGACAATGCACCTTCGCTGCTCCCCATGACCAACACAGAATCTCTGCATGCAGCTCTCTACAATGACTGCGATGTCTGA
- a CDS encoding hypothetical protein (TriTrypDB/GeneDB-style sysID: LpmP.25.2360), giving the protein MERERKLAEREVREVVADAESPLAQRHVRESLKKNKFALVLYAIALFTPAFFLISFYTAKAREIRTNFRDPYALPEGFDPVTGEFASQEVQSKGAHALPMSSSLFVGEELGSYGPRTRKRSII; this is encoded by the coding sequence ATGGAGCGAGAGCGGAAGCTGGCAGAGCGGGAGGTGCGCGAGGTCGTGGCGGATGCAGAGTCGCCGCTGGCACAGCGCCATGTGCGGGAGTCCCTGAAGAAGAACAAATTCGCTCTTGTCCTTTACGCGATAGCCCTCTTCACCCccgccttcttcctcatATCCTTCTACACAGCCAAGGCACGCGAGATTCGCACCAACTTCAGAGACCCCTACGCCCTCCCCGAGGGGTTTGATCCAGTGACGGGAGAGTTCGCGAGCCAAGAGGTGCAATCGAAGGGCGCACATGCGCTGCCCATGTCTAGCTCACTGTTTGTTGGCGAGGAGCTGGGCAGCTACGGGCCACGTACGCGGAAGCGCAGCATCATATGA
- a CDS encoding hypothetical protein (TriTrypDB/GeneDB-style sysID: LpmP.25.2390) produces the protein MQTATAPFILRSLYKDAHISDMQIARPITELMINTFGPHLTNKYDTHIPAVASSLYTLFSMSRVQTLGQEFCDLLPVVKAHPWQTVGPARVFLLAVLQLIEPTVVFVSARKFFPDMSTADVEEVLKKVVLCALFLFERFGTLPHHIVRIRFLSLKPSRALQDSDGAPGSYVVLGLVLLVELVVRLWRYNKERTSRESKRSTEAAATASSDEDAEDARTGKCMLCFSNRRCPTATNCGHIFCWRCIAEWIQSNPQEAVCPFCRQHITTQSLVPLYFYVAKEPPRVGTAMDDATASSNSSAAPV, from the coding sequence ATGCAGACGGCCACCGCTCCTTTCATCCTGCGCTCCTTGTACAAGGATGCTCACATTAGCGACATGCAAATCGCGCGGCCGATCACGGAGCTGATGATCAACACGTTTGGTCCGCATCTCACGAATAAGTACGACACGCACATCCCTGCCGTAGCCTCCTCCCTCTACACTCTCTTTTCAATGTCCCGCGTGCAGACTCTCGGCCAGGAGTTCTGCGACCTGCTCCCCGTGGTGAAGGCCCATCCTTGGCAGACGGTAGGACCGGCACGCGTGTTCCTGctcgctgtgctgcagcttaTTGAGCCAACGGTGGTGTTCGTGTCGGCCCGCAAGTTCTTCCCTGACATGTCCACAGCCGATGTtgaggaggtgctgaagaaGGTGGTGCTCTGTGCGCTATTCCTCTTTGAGCGTTTTGGCACTCTTCCTCATCACATTGTACGCATTCGATTCCTGAGCCTGAAGCCGTCGCGGGCCTTGCAGGACAGTGATGGTGCCCCTGGCTCGTACGTGGTACTGGGCCTCGTGCTACTGGTGGAGCTGGTCGTGCGTCTTTGGCGATACAACAAGGAGCGCACGTCTCGCGAGAGCAAGCGATCGACCGAGgcagctgccaccgccagcagcgacgaggacgccgaGGACGCACGGACTGGAAAGTGCATGCTGTGCTTCAGCAATCGCAGGTGCCCGACGGCGACCAACTGCGGCCACATCTTCTGTTGGCGGTGCATCGCTGAGTGGATCCAGTCGAACCCACAGGAGGCGGTGTGCCCGTTCTGCCGCCAGCATATCACGACACAGTCGTTAGTGCCGCTGTACTTCTACGTCGCCAAGGAACCACCGCGTGTCGGGACTGCGATGGATGACGCCACCGCATCTTCCAACAGCAGTGCAGCCCCCGTGTAA
- a CDS encoding microsomal signal peptidase subunit, putative (TriTrypDB/GeneDB-style sysID: LpmP.25.2420) gives MKAAATPEAHHIAPAPRKVHPAARWVSGLFSPMSLRDQEYCTDMFQRILWGSVVVSFPIAYWMGRVLVTVVGVCVATAVCLVLFVPNWYQHPDLVLKYADDTEVHNYYQQYEAAKRAAREVAALSKEVDASPDSPAEKPSDMTA, from the coding sequence ATGAAGGCTGCTGCAACACCCGAGGCGCATCACATTGCGCCGGCACCGCGCAAGGTGCACCCCGCCGCACGATGGGTCTCTGGTCTCTTCTCGCCCATGTCACTTCGGGATCAGGAGTACTGCACGGACATGTTCCAGCGCATTCTGTGGGGATCGGTGGTGGTCTCCTTTCCGATCGCATACTGGATGGGCCGCGTGCTCGTCACCGTCgtcggcgtgtgtgtagcgacggcggtgtgcCTCGTCCTCTTTGTCCCCAACTGGTACCAGCACCCAGACCTGGTGCTTAAGTACGCAGATGACACGGAGGTGCACAACTACTACCAGCAGTAcgaggcggcgaagagggCCGCGCGCGAAGTGGCCGCGCTGTCCAAGGAGGTGGATGCTTCTCCAGATTCTCCAGCAGAGAAGCCCTCCGATATGACCGCTTGA
- a CDS encoding hypothetical protein (TriTrypDB/GeneDB-style sysID: LpmP.25.2410), whose product MSTSDDFSSLPPVVRVSTNVAVLTPPSASYGLTTGELTECFLSARRNSIHTQPLPSDAKAIKKAQERLDTFHSSQINPFLYGYMYPDQDIPEPVLSSIRKLCVNAGSAWSARCQRLAFDVLTTELQAKASNVIPRTNHDDPIGLAQLRRVLPTLKYVPSATVTNPHYRFVGDYLDDVTENAKVFSAAVTVQNNGSQPFTVEITQTQTVIDGVQVEDKFMEAKLEKAELRRGESVDVRLVMQQPPRAVLWEYEQMVVLSVNGVLKYFVTFAVISPKQDLFKQRLPGCLPLTVQDSPLGEYSAPLMLQVLKHAFIRQQGYTSPAVVHLLLGKAVNYRSHNELVMSETMRLTKALIDQMNMAATISSYWTSLPDAKKAPPSRQYQPPVSSAQPARYAPGSDKFGSSNVATAEALFPNSATRLPEVLQRSPPAVIMGAILIWLAQMDIAVFDSSFFNCDPVGYMQGMPPYLRGILLWILDLCCGLLANQDVNGANERALALTFATLLMRRNPPQYNSEETEAFSDAQVIFDSPRSCGGADGSASTSTAASFSTDLAFHQNAVTAMLHWITVYRVKYAKKRQ is encoded by the coding sequence ATGTCTACTTCTGACGACTTCAGCAGCCTCCCTCCCgtggtgcgtgtgagcaCCAACGTGGCGGTGCTGACCCCGCCCTCGGCGAGCTATGGGCTCACCACGGGAGAGCTGACTGAGTGTTTTCTCAGTGCTCGACGCAATAGCATCCACACGCAGCCGCTACCCTCTGACGCCAAGGCGATAAAAAAAGCCCAGGAACGCCTTGACACCTTCCACTCTTCGCAGATCAACCCCTTCCTCTACGGCTACATGTACCCAGATCAGGACATCCCTGAGCCGGTGCTGAGCAGCATTCGAAAACTCTGCGTCAACGCCGGCAGTGCCTGGTCGGCGCGGTGCCAGCGACTCGCCTTTGACGTGCTCACAacagagctgcaggcgaaAGCGTCCAACGTGATTCCGCGCACAAATCACGACGACCCGATCGgactggcgcagctgcgccgtgtCTTGCCCACGCTGAAGTACGTGCCAAGCGCAACTGTGACGAACCCGCACTACCGGTTCGTGGGTGACTACCTCGACGACGTCACCGAGAACGCGAAGGTGTTCTCTGCAGCGGTCACTGTGCAGAACAACGGCTCGCAACCTTTCACTGTCGAGATCACGCAGACCCAGACCGTCATTGACGGCGTGCAGGTGGAAGACAAGTTCATGGAGGcgaagctggagaaggcggagctgcgccgtggGGAGTCGGTGGACGTACGCCTCGTTATGCAGCAGCCCCCGCGCGCTGTGCTGTGGGAGTATGAACAAATGGTGGTGCTCTCCGTGAACGGTGTCCTCAAGTACTTCGTGACTTTCGCGGTCATTTCACCAAAGCAGGATCTATTTAAGCAGCGCCTGCCGGGATGCCTTCCACTGACAGTGCAGGATTCTCCCCTCGGAGAGTACAGTGCCCCTCTCATGCTACAGGTGCTAAAGCACGCGTTCATTCGGCAACAGGGGTACACCAGCCCCGCCGTCGTGCATTTACTTCTCGGCAAGGCCGTCAACTACCGTTCCCATAACGAGCTGGTCATGTCGGAGACGATGAGACTGACGAAGGCACTGATTGATCAGATGAATATGGCCGCGACAATCTCCAGCTACTGGACCTCGCTACCAGACGCTAAGAAGGCACCACCTTCGCGCCAGTACCAACCACCCGTGTCCTCTGCACAGCCAGCACGCTACGCCCCAGGGTCAGACAAGTTCGGGTCATCCAATGTCGCTACTGCGGAAGCTCTCTTCCCGAACAGCGCGACGCGCTtgccggaggtgctgcagcgctcacCTCCGGCTGTCATCATGGGGGCCATACTCATCTGGCTGGCGCAGATGGATATCGCCGTCTTCGATTCATCCTTCTTCAACTGCGACCCTGTCGGGTACATGCAGGGCATGCCACCATACCTTCGCGGCATTCTGCTCTGGATACTTGACCTCTGCTGCGGACTGCTGGCGAACCAGGATGTGAATGGGGCGAACGAGCGGGCGCTAGCCTTGACGTTTGCGACTCTCCTCATGCGACGCAACCCTCCGCAGTACAACTCAGAGGAGACAGAGGCCTTCTCTGACGCGCAAGTCATCTTTGACTCCCCTAGGagttgtggtggtgctgatggcagcgccagcacatCCACTGCTGCATCTTTCTCCACTGATCTTGCCTTTCATCAGAACGCCGTGACAGCAATGCTGCACTGGATTACTGTCTACCGCGTCAAATAtgcgaagaagaggcagtAG
- a CDS encoding hypothetical protein (TriTrypDB/GeneDB-style sysID: LpmP.25.2370) gives MLAIYRHSFPKRLRFDRASQLLYAQCYSINKRYRGRKYIPRKVIRDVLDSYVPMPGAPWLQLPIVRHVLLIRLINGIRGLQGGKSWLYNRSVEEEHRKIAEWLGKAAKTFPAHRGTFAAHASTSARQGSAAAQAMLEAMVEREEFEREVLRNFHVATMYQRAMRLGFLLVVVLCCLVYSSLHTDNLVYWYFRYWRRYRRREIMEYFRGITLLHTVAEVPPAYAGLLPPPCVRYNDAAGDACYAVNMVEMVLPQHSVTVIVIPCPQAGERVFFAQVGSIAEVCDGIIMEGVSFDKIDKLVPAAFFPLKSNTFPALGLHHRFLDILRNSSAEPPMLYPAGADVGWGATIMQAVIPYELRCIYNPTELSATKGEARIGWGHVRQVVEEMIADAAAQGGGEKRVLCLPWTLNQIVNIEASLVKYGFKVRNVYRLHWQREDHIGEHFCDYFSIPE, from the coding sequence ATGCTAGCGATTTATCGGCACAGCTTCCCCAAGCGGCTGCGCTTCGACAGGGCGAGTCAGCTGCTCTACGCCCAATGCTACTCGATCAACAAGCGATACAGGGGCAGAAAGTACATTCCGCGCAAAGTCATACGCGATGTGTTGGACAGCTACGTCCCCATGCCAGGCGCACCATGGCTACAGCTGCCGATTGTGCGCCACGTCCTGCTGATCCGCCTCATCAACGGCATTCGTGGGCTGCAAGGTGGAAAGTCGTGGCTCTATAACCGtagtgtggaggaggagcaccgcAAGATAGCGGAGTGGCTCGGCAAGGCAGCGAAGACGTTCCCTGCTCACCGCGGCACCTTCGCTGCCCACGCATCGACCTCGGCGAGGcaaggcagtgctgccgcacAAGCCATGCTGGAAGCCATGGTGGAGCGCGAAGAATTCGAAAGGGAGGTCCTGCGGAATTTTCACGTGGCAACCATGTACCAGCGCGCGATGCGCCTGGGCTTTCTGCTGGTTGTAGTGCTGTGCTGCCTCGTGTACTCCTCGCTTCACACGGACAACCTGGTGTACTGGTACTTCCGCTACTGGCGGCGCTACCGCCGGCGCGAGATCATGGAATACTTCCGTGGCATCACCCTGCTACACAccgtggcggaggtgccACCAGCATACGCTGGCCTcttgccaccgccgtgcgtGCGGTACAACGACGCCGCAGGGGACGCCTGCTACGCGGTGAACATGGTTGagatggtgctgccgcagcacagcgTCACCGTCATTGTCATTCCGTGCCCGCAGGCCGGCGAGAGAGTGTTCTTTGCTCAAGTCGGATCCATCGCGGAGGTCTGTGACGGCATCATCATGGAGGGCGTCAGCTTCGACAAGATCGACAAACTCGTACCAGCAGCCTTCTTCCCGCTCAAGAGCAACACGTTCCCTGCACTTGGGCTGCATCACCGCTTCCTCGACATATTGCGCAACAGCTCTGCGGAGCCGCCGATGCTGTATCCGGCAGGCGCTgatgtggggtggggagccACCATTATGCAAGCTGTCATCCCGTATGAGCTACGCTGCATCTACAACCCTACGGAGTTGTCGGCAACGAAGGGTGAGGCACGGATTGGCTGGGGCCATGTGCGacaggtggtggaggagatgatTGCGGACGCGGCCGCGCAAGGGGGTGGTGAGAAGCGCGTGCTTTGTCTGCCGTGGACTCTAAACCAAATCGTCAACATCGAGGCTAGTCTTGTGAAGTACGGCTTCAAGGTGCGCAACGTGTACCGGTTGCACTGGCAGCGAGAGGATCACATAGGCGAGCATTTCTGCGACTACTTCTCCATCCCTGAGTGA
- a CDS encoding hypothetical protein (TriTrypDB/GeneDB-style sysID: LpmP.25.2340) yields the protein MGSTNIMCDFFYVDAVSPHRQSNVRPAFAPLSQTWVKPELLENSTATFLDSILYTDCNGTAAAQMWLRVDQDHYRQLGAALSVSSLVAACRVPLVCPSRADVPIIGGAAVLVDGASSVAGQFHLIYPCVSSTDTSLREVVHSWNGVQLSVTRKRALLSVAGTTPPYAATVVVNEAATAGVFVLEWGAYHRADAFHVRTDAAVRQGLVAPVTVLQMRAPLMEGETTPQSLRHGCLTESLVGFIVHEPYRQRFIFSLASIPSTNAQVSCGEMQTVLEMSTATPYDADEALVPCCGLAQRLVYTDCALTRTHLHASPLLEVTQVALSVRVEGALSRPSPLSPMSNVTWQLCGSQRYEATVIRLQRPLEERPSWVVGPLRAVSSNQPCVGSTLDHAGSVATLARRCSDAESRSQMRRVTCAVEEHFSIFSRHEGYSVGGVSHRCSLTLSVGAIYSTYSYRPQRVGTMHESRSCRRMAATWWQSPPLWLSRTACRITNYSLFELSALYALIVIVCFFAHLLLRGSGRGDGRGVLFTRPAIA from the coding sequence ATGGGCTCTACCAACATAATGTGCGACTTCTTCTACGTTGATGCCGTCTCGCCACACCGTCAGAGCAATGTGAGGCCAGCCTTCGCGCCGCTTTCCCAGACGTGGGTGAAGCCAGAACTGCTTGAGAACAGCACCGCTACCTTCCTCGACTCGATTCTGTACACCGACTGcaacggcactgctgcggcgcagaTGTGGCTGCGAGTCGACCAAGACCATTACCGTCAGCTGGGAGCCGCACTGTCCGTCTCTTCCCTCGTGGCGGCGTGTCGGGTACCGCTGGTTTGTCCCAGTCGCGCAGATGTCCCCATCATCGGCGGAGCGGCCGTGCTAGTTGATGGTGCATCATCAGTCGCTGGTCAGTTTCACCTCATCTACCCgtgcgtcagcagcaccgacacgTCGCTCCGTGAGGTGGTGCACAGCTGGAATGGGGTACAGCTCTCCGTGACCCGCAAGCGAGCACTCCTCAGCGTGGCGGGCACGACTCCTCCTTACGCTGCGACTGTCGTGGTGAACGAggctgccactgcaggcgTGTTTGTGCTTGAGTGGGGCGCCTACCATCGCGCTGATGCCTTCCATGTTCGAACTGACGCGGCTGTGCGTCAAGGGCTGGTTGCTCCGGTTACTGTGCTGCAGATGCGAGCGCCGCTcatggagggagagacgacACCCCAGAGTCTTCGGCATGGATGCCTGACGGAGTCACTGGTAGGCTTCATTGTTCACGAACCGTATCGGCAACgcttcatcttctctctcgcctccaTCCCCTCCACCAACGCTCAAGTATCATGCGGTGAGATGCAGACAGTGCTGGAGATGAGCACCGCCACTCCTTACGATGCTGATGAGGCACTTGTCCCCTGCTGCggccttgcgcagcgcctggTGTACACCGACTGCGCCTTGACGCGCACCCACCTCCAtgcctcccctcttctgGAGGTCACGCAGGTGGCGCTGAGCGTACGTGTGGAGGGGGCGCTTTCTCGACcatcgcctctctcgcccatGAGCAACGTGACATGGCAGTTGTGTGGCTCGCAGCGCTACGAGGCCACCGTGAttcggctgcagcggcctctAGAGGAGCGACCGAGTTGGGTCGTGGGGCCACTGCGCGCCGTCTCATCGAACCAGCCGTGTGTGGGTAGCACCTTGGACCATGCCGGATCTGTAGCAACGttggcgcggcggtgctctGATGCTGAGAGCAGAAGCCAAATGCGACGCGTTACGTGTGCCGTTGAGGAGCACTTTTCGATCTTTTCACGCCACGAAGGCTACTCCGTTGGTGGCGTTAGTCATCGCTGCTCTCTCACACTCTCCGTCGGGGCGATTTACTCAACGTACTCGTACCGTCCGCAAAGAGTAGGGACGATGCACGAatcacgcagctgccgcagaaTGGCCGCGACGTGGTGGCAGTCCCCCCCGCTGTGGCTGTCCCGCACGGCGTGCCGCATCACGAATTACAGCCTTTTTGAACTCTCTGCGCTGTACGCCCTCATCGTGATAGTCTGTTTCTTTgctcacctgctgctgcggggcaGCGGGAGAGGGGATGGGAGAGGCGTCCTCTTTACCAGGCCTGCCATCGCCTAG
- a CDS encoding hypothetical protein (TriTrypDB/GeneDB-style sysID: LpmP.25.2400): MSSFKAENIIRDKLDSAELSLSGMRLTSLDALVPLLAKMPHLRCLNVSHNELHDLPMDLSALAKLETLDLSSNPLGGVRPILHGLQSLPRLSSLSVSFPAPAEETEEQLVMKLPTLTCLNGITLVDPTEGEEEEAGAANRDIAAAARTALEDNAYWTTTDSAGIENLFADVSRQDAFTTQEFFDYMHRVVQHVSCLTAAEEDAFAQEGEVLKARRLLYEFCFGDVIRHAFKDGHDVLGRQLQALQRYESAMMDQYDTHWRRILRDRNSRLARTKRDVQDAMEDIRSLVQRVPEEEAHGSLREVEDLGRGREEAPCGGRAGASASHGATPLASTRNTTHMDVSRLGVSPQPLPPAGFTQLSQRLSSEPKARRPTFTKVLSLKQLKEIIEDIYTSKVKYDGKCKQNQLPRETMEQHMYTYLNQKYGLREIILEWATAIVEAVRRYAPEDNDVAVFGKVLRNEVDEEFRFVQQHVREAVKELLHMHIRAKRPHDGVMELNRALQKLMNGPVAEDAWKEVVNYMYNADDTALITSIIHQYLYRQSSSKLQRRRKEELRLSPTAVYPQLLCKDFVRLLLDFQLDGHVRFLEPYVEIFRRHDRDQNGIVNGFEFASIVRELDSSKSEEAVKSMVGEIDPHGSQLITFSDSIAFLNDELLKLFSSQHDTQ, encoded by the coding sequence ATGTCGTCCTTCAAGGCAGAGAATATCATCCGTGACAAGTTGGATTCGGCGGAGTTGTCGCTGTCTGGCATGCGTTTGACTTCGCTCGACGCGTTGGTGCCTCTCCTAGCGAAGATGCCGCACTTGCGTTGCCTGAACGTGTCACACAATGAGCTCCATGACCTCCCAATGGACCTGTCGGCCCTGGCCAAGCTGGAAACACTCGACCTCAGTTCCAACCCTCTGGGGGGTGTTCGCCCCATTCTGCACGGTCTGCAGTCGCTGCcacgcctctcttccctctccgtGAGTTTTCCAGCACCggcggaggagacggaggagcagctggtcATGAAGCTTCCCACCCTTACCTGCTTGAACGGCATCACCCTGGTGGATCCgacagagggggaggaggaggaggccggtGCTGCCAACCGTGACATCGCTGCGGCCGCAAGgacggcgctggaggacAACGCGTACTGGACAACGACGGACTCGGCAGGGATCGAAAACCTCTTCGCCGATGTCAGCCGTCAAGACGCCTTCACGACACAGGAGTTTTTTGATTACATGCACCGCGTTGTGCAGCACGTCTCGTGCttgacggcggcggaggaggacgcatTCGCTCAGGAGGGCGAAGTGCTCAAAGCGCGGCGCCTCCTCTACGAGTTCTGCTTTGGCGATGTCATCCGGCACGCCTTTAAGGATGGCCACGACGTTCTCGGCCGACAGCTGCAGGCGTTGCAGCGCTACGAGTCGGCAATGATGGATCAGTACGACACGCACTGGCGCCGCATACTGCGAGATCGTAATAGCAGACTGGCGCGCACGAAGCGGGACGTGCAGGACGCCATGGAGGACATCCGGTCTCTCGTCCAGCGTGTTCctgaagaggaggcgcatgGGTCTCTGCGTGAGGTGGAGGACTTGGGGCgcggaagggaggaggcgccgtGTGGCGGTCGTGCGGGTGCCAGCGCGTCGCATGGAGCAACTCCATTGGCGAGCACGAGAAACACCACCCACATGGACGTGAGCCGTCTAGGCGTCTCCccgcagccactgccgccggcTGGGTTCACGCAGCTCTCACAGCGGCTGTCCTCGGAGCCGAAGGCGCGGAGGCCGACCTTCACGAAGGTGCTCTCTCTGAAGCAGCTGAAAGAAATTATCGAAGACATCTACACCTCTAAAGTCAAGTACGACGGCAAGTGCAAGCAGAACCAGCTGCCGCGCGAGACAATGGAGCAGCACATGTACACCTACCTGAACCAGAAGTATGGACTGAGGGAAATTATTTTAGAGTGGGCCACCGCCATTGTGGAGGCCGTGCGACGCTACGCGCCGGAGGATAACGACGTTGCCGTGTTTGGCAAAGTGTTGCGCAACGAGGTCGATGAGGAGTTCCGCTTTgtccagcagcacgtgcgTGAGGCGGTGAAGGAGCTCTTGCACATGCACATCAGGGCGAAGCGGCCGCACGACGGTGTGATGGAGCTGAACCGAGCACTCCAGAAGTTGATGAACGGCCCGGTGGCCGAGGACGCGTGGAAGGAAGTGGTCAACTACATGTACAATGCAGACGACACTGCCCTCATCACGAGCATTATCCATCAGTATCTCTACCGCCAGTCCTCGTCaaagctgcagcgacgcagaaaagaggagctGAGGCTATCGCCGACGGCGGTGTACCCGCAGTTGCTGTGCAAGGACTTTGTGCGGTTGCTTTTAGACTTTCAGCTGGACGGGCACGTGCGCTTCTTGGAGCCTTACGTGGAGATATTCCGGCGACACGACAGAGACCAGAACGGCATTGTGAACGGCTTCGAGTTCGCCTCCATCGTACGTGAGCTAGACTCAAGCAAGTCAGAGGAGGCGGTAAAGTCCATGGTGGGGGAGATTGATCCACACGGAAGTCAACTAATCACCTTCTCGGATAGCATTGCCTTCCTGAATGACGAACTGCTCAAGCTGTTCTCCTCCCAGCACGATACGCAGTAA
- a CDS encoding hypothetical protein (TriTrypDB/GeneDB-style sysID: LpmP.25.2350), producing the protein MENKAPGTEPRPEGYTSATNARGHENFFHPKQRLDKQSIQRAGLRSARRVGLWFTVTLLVFVVMPAYLGPLYVKYVASSEWLERASKSIWQRRNEKDYKLYMTQRKNTWTEWLGLKRYNISGEENDGDIQKYR; encoded by the coding sequence ATGGAGAACAAGGCACCGGGGACAGAGCCGCGGCCGGAGGGATACACCTCTGCGACCAATGCGCGGGGACACGAGAATTTCTTCCACCCAAAGCAAAGGCTAGATAAGCAGAGCATCCAGCGGGCAGGCCTGCGCTCCGCCAGGCGCGTTGGCCTGTGGTTCACGGTGACCCTGCTCGTGTTCGTTGTGATGCCTGCCTATCTAGGACCCTTGTACGTCAAGTACGTGGCGTCTAGCGAGTGGCTGGAGCGGGCGTCGAAGTCGATTTGGCAGAGGCGTAACGAGAAGGACTATAAGTTGTACATGACGCAGCGTAAGAATACGTGGACGGAGTGGCTTGGCCTGAAGCGGTACAACATCAGCGGGGAAGAGAACGACGGCGACATCCAGAAGTATCGATGa
- a CDS encoding hypothetical protein (TriTrypDB/GeneDB-style sysID: LpmP.25.2330), with product MDPALAVMSPFQHEVKGIDGMLEDAVEEITRPSPIGASSSNNGGNNRTAAAADSAAAELPASAALPVTRCSFCAHSATTRSVPEDGLYVCANCLAAQGSRPRLFPLGTFKCCPTSTEAVDGDVVRCAGCYRWYHVHCVGITDNVLRNYVTLSTTSWYCPEPACCDRVLQRHLKRSTRE from the coding sequence atGGACCCGGCACTCGCGGTGATGTCACCTTTCCAGCATGAGGTGAAGGGCATTGATGGGATGCTGGAGGACGCAGTGGAAGAGATCACACGGCCCTCGCCGATTGGCGCAAGTAGCAGCAACAACGGCGGGAACAACCggactgctgccgcggccgacagcgccgctgcagagctTCCTGCATCGGCGGCTCTTCCCGTGACGCGCTGTAGCTTCTGTGCCCACTCTGCCACTACCCGCTCCGTCCCAGAGGATGGCCTATACGTGTGCGCCAACTGTTTAGCTGCGCAGGGAAGCCGACCTCGTTTGTTCCCTCTTGGCACTTTCAAGTGCTGCCCCACCTCTACAGAGGCGGTGGATGGTGATGTGGTACGGTGCGCCGGTTGCTACCGATGGTACCATGTGCACTGCGTAGGCATCACGGATAACGTGCTGCGCAACTATGTGACTCTTTCGACCACTTCATGGTACTGCCCGGAGCCGGCGTGCTGCGATCGCGTGCTGCAGAGACATTTGAAGAGGTCGACAAGGGAGTAG